In Drosophila simulans strain w501 chromosome X, Prin_Dsim_3.1, whole genome shotgun sequence, one DNA window encodes the following:
- the LOC6725264 gene encoding transmembrane protein 132E isoform X2 — protein sequence MMRYCLIIALQLSLAYSVEVHFEAPDSGFFLKHARQPPVTPEIANVQTSSAVPPLRQRSSYDSVLSLDRFTVVETTQPVSIRASYGPFSTKQTVPARYIVPDTMDSQSGDYMNNATLLELQQPNMHLDISAHLVRSSVSQDAPVLRVLFHAGADPGGHLQRQKVCVLLHVAMGSEQPLKGRCMPEGEDGVCVAEVVVPLGWWPQLPAPTQDGSGQAPPKVPQRYAQVSYSVFEPPLRNPEQCEPKVQIQPLTTFAQVPLLAARTPYRMLRADDAVTFLLPQHPLYPLSRLHVPVFLHQYPDQRVAAFTVRARVKAGLKILGATASTDQWSVSVEKENPKHTTARVTAFRKEAESSLESGGNLTSEVFEVFSWLLEVAEDTNDIVDGGKIVWSVTHVYDTPKDKDSGELVIPDDNKKRLIAKLEINKDDIQAVLPMAKIWEVMNTAVLTGRQVAQAMKVFIVSQAGKVADVTLQSSCHAEDESVIKVSSSCSSVYVDGSEQRGSSNASVIVKYGTYVGVAKFIVWMPEFPLEVYISDFRLSQIKGWKVTDDNHYLHNKQSRRRKKRSYVWGQHGTNYYNNLGADKTICRARYQQSPVEVYAKFLAVDQNSGRTSYFISRRTGLRVTDLVQPLLRVADPKIASLKGRILQGKSMGRTDVQVLSPITGRVIGTKEIRVGSDKVNLSKLIVRVISGLQLTISPDNTIENGYLAETSVTHKLTAQYQEGLLDIDLEFTDGSKTPLRDIAVEDYFLLVESLDTEVVAFAPMLASHHPRVIAVGEGNGNLLRVTLLLSEECRQRRGTLSSSKQNKSNAAPLASALASIEVDFNNVDIVSKQEAIQNDGTVGRERKNYRQTGDLADIIVGIPLRDSSQLYEPTVQARQHRGSIQAVHKGHHGKGLAGTGTMTTMELGMYVLLTAFCFAIIVFVISCVVYASKFRPAMIESGLDPLSAGKSNGSGGSGGFRDVRLKESTTNAHDWVWLGRSTIDRQSIVAETNTHLNPRDSRMRITSNPIVNYDNGRRVSSFDQQPKLQTHIVPASNLNKQHADHYLANERKDNALDYKPPVPPHRNVGARACLPVQPVPGTGSVKDAAPNKRHSQLYRREHLQNSDSNANSQQSPPQPNQQPPTERPHPLAHAHPHSHPHQHQRSHSHSHNFSQEPLIKAAHNKIKQQQQQQQQQQHEELHNAEKLVEYTNPHQKNAFQFDSLTPKRVTKAAASSPATPSTSAVQSKAKENHSMASSTGDAANSNGTDEIIRLPASAVSQEPTTKSSRVKRATVVGNPMFSATVDESVAPGERLGLDDLDMDYEQIMHYFDNLKESNA from the exons ATGATGAGATACTGCCTCATAATTGCTTTGCAGCTGTCGTTGGCAT ACTCCGTGGAGGTGCACTTCGAGGCGCCGGACAGCGGCTTCTTTCTGAAGCACGCCCGCCAACCACCTGTGACGCCGGAGATCGCCAACGTGCAGACATCCTCGGCGGTGCCGCCGTTACGGCAACGATCCTCCTACGATTCCGTGTTGTCCCTGGACAGATTCACTGTGGTGGAGACCACGCAGCCGGTGTCCATACGCGCCAGCTATGGACCCTTTTCCACGAAACAAACGGTGCCAGCCCGCTACATTGTGCCGGACACAATGGATAGCCAGTCGGGCGATTATATGAAC AATGCCACTCTATTGGAGCTCCAGCAGCCCAACATGCACCTGGACATCTCCGCCCATTTGGTGCGCTCCAGTGTATCGCAGGATGCTCCCGTGCTTCGGGTACTATTCCACGCCGGAGCCGATCCGGGTGGTCACTTGCAGCGCCAGAAGGTCTGCGTACTCCTGCACGTGGCCATGGGTTCGGAGCAGCCTCTCAAAGGACGCTGCATGCCGGAGGGCGAGGACGGTGTCTGCGTAGCCGAAGTGGTCGTGCCCCTGGGCTGGTGGCCCCAGCTGCCGGCGCCCACACAAGATGGCAGTGGCCAGGCGCCACCCAAAGTGCCGCAGCGGTATGCCCAGGTCTCGTACAGTGTCTTTGAACCGCCTTTGCGTAATCCCGAGCAATGCGAGCCGAAGGTGCAGATCCAGCCGTTGACCACATTCGCCCAGGTGCCTTTGTTGGCCGCCAGGACTCCGTATCGCATGTTGCGCGCCGATGATGCCGTCACCTTTCTGCTGCCCCAACATCCGCTGTATCCACTGTCCCGCCTCCATGTGCCCGTCTTTCTGCATCAATATCCCGATCAGCGGGTGGCCGCCTTTACTGTGAGAGCTCGTGTCAAGGCGGGCTTGAAGATTCTGGGCGCCACCGCCTCCACAGACCAATGGAGCGTTTCTGTAGAGAAGGAAAATCCCAAACACACCACCGCTCGCGTCACTGCTTTCCGCAAAGAGGCCGAATCCAGTCTGGAAAGTGGTGGCAACCTAACCAGCGAGGTGTTTGAGGTATTCTCATGGCTGCTCGAGGTGGCCGAGGACACCAACGATATTGTGGACGGTGGCAAGATTGTGTGGTCCGTAACGCATGTCTATGACACGCCCAAGGACAAGGATTCCGGAGAACTGGTTATACCCGATGACAACAAGAAGCGACTAATTGCCAAGCTGGAGATCAACAAGGATGACATTCAGGCGGTGCTGCCAATGGCCAAGATCTGGGAGGTGATGAACACGGCGGTTCTAACGGGCAGACAGGTGGCCCAGGCCATGAAGGTGTTCATCGTTTCGCAGGCGGGCAAGGTGGCCGATGTGACGCTGCAGAGTTCCTGTCACGCCGAAGACGAAAGTGTGATCAAG GTCTCCTCCTCCTGTAGCTCGGTTTATGTGGATGGCTCCGAGCAGCGCGGCTCATCCAATGCCTCGGTCATTGTCAAGTATGGCACctatgtgggcgtggccaagttCATCGTTTGGATGCCCGAGTTCCCGCTGGAGGTTTACATATCCGATTTCCGTCTGTCCCAGATCAAAGGATGGAAAGTAACCGATGACAATCACTATCT GCACAACAAGCAGTCGCGTCGTAGAAAGAAGAGATCCTACGTTTGGGGTCAGCATGGAACCAACTACTATAACAATCTAGGAGCGGACAAGACGATTTGTCGCGCTCGCTACCAGCAAAGTCCCGTGGAGGTGTACGCCAAATTTCTGGCCGTGGACCAG AACTCTGGACGCACCAGCTACTTTATCTCACGGCGTACAGGCTTAAGGGTCACGGATCTGGTGCAGCCGCTGCTCCGTGTTGCCGATCCCAAGATCGCATCTCTGAAGGGTCGAATTCTGCAGGGCAAGTCCATGGGACGCACCGATGTCCAGGTCCTGTCACCCATAACGGGTCGAGTAATTGGCACCAAGGAAATCCGTGTGGGCAGCGACAAGGTGAACCTTTCCAAGCTCATCGTTCGCGTTATTTCGGGCCTGCAGCTCACCATCAGTCCGGACAACACGATTGAGAACGGCTACCTGGCGGAGACTTCCGTCACACACAAGCTGACTGCTCAGTACCAGGAGGGATTGCTTGACATCGATTTGGAGTTTACTGATGGCTCCAAAACTCCTTTGCG AGATATTGCCGTGGAGGACTACTTCCTGCTGGTGGAGAGTTTGGACACCGAGGTGGTGGCATTCGCTCCCATGCTGGCTTCCCATCATCCGCGTGTCATAGCCGTGGGCGAGGGCAATGGTAACCTGCTGCGCGTGACCCTTCTACTGTCCGAGGAGTGCCGCCAGCGACGTGGCACGTTGAGCAGCTCCAAACAGAACAAATCGAATGCAGCACCATTGGCCAGTGCATTGGCATCCATTGAAGTGGATTTCAACAATGTGGATATCGTGAGCAAGCAGGAGGCTATCCAAAATGATGGCACTGTGGGCAGGGAGAGAAAGAACTATAGGCAAACAGGAGATCTGGCCGATATCATAG TGGGCATCCCCTTGAGGGACTCCAGCCAGCTGTACGAACCTACAGTTCAGGCGCGTCAGCATCGGGGCAGCATTCAGGCGGTTCATAAGGGTCATCATGGCAAGGGACTTGCTGGCACGGGCACCATGACCACCATGGAACTGGGCATGTACGTCCTGCTCACGGCATTCTGCTTCGCAATTATTGTGTTCGTGATCTCTTGCGTTGTGTATGCCTCTAAGTTCCGCCCAGCAATGATTGAATCTGGCTTGGATCCCCTGTCGGCGGGCAAGAGCAATGGTTCTGGTGGATCTGGGGGCTTCCGGGATGTGCGCCTGAAGGAGTCGACAACGAATGCACACGATTGGGTCTGGCTGGGACGCTCCACCATCGACCGACAGTCCATTGTTGCTGAGACCAACACGCATCTGAATCCGAGAG ATTCCCGCATGCGCATCACTAGCAATCCGATTGTCAACTACGACAATGGACGCCGTGTGAGCTCCTTTGACCAACAGCCCAAGCTGCAGACACACATCGTGCCGGCCTCCAATCTTAACAAGCAGCACGCCGACCA CTATTTGGCCAACGAGCGCAAGGATAATGCCCTGGACTACAAGCCACCAGTGCCGCCGCACAGGAATGTGGGCGCTCGAGCATGCCTGCCCGTTCAGCCTGTGCCCGGTACTGGATCTGTAAAG GATGCGGCACCCAACAAGCGACACAGTCAGCTGTACAGACGTGAGCATTTGCAGAACAGCGATAGCAATGCCAATAGCCAACAGTCGCCACCGCAGCCTAATCAGCAACCGCCAACAGAACGCCCACATCCACTGGCCCACGCCCATCCACATTCTCATCCGCACCAGCATCAGCGCagccatagccatagccaCAACTTCAGCCAGGAGCCACTCATTAAGGCGGCGCACAACAAaatcaagcagcagcagcaacaacaacagcagcagcaacacgagGAGCTGCACAACGCCGAGAAGCTGGTGGAGTACACGAATCCGCACCAGAAGAACGCGTTCCAGTTCGATTCGCTGACACCAAAGAGAGTTACCAAAGCAGCCGCGTCCTCGCCGGCAACGCCGTCCACATCAGCAGTCCAGAGCAAAGCTAAAG AAAACCACAGCATGGCCAGCAGCACTGGGGATGCGGCCAACTCAAATGGAACGGACGAGATTATAAGGCTGCCAGCCAGCGCCGTCAGCCAGGAGCCCACCACGAAATCGTCGCGTGTCAAGCGCGCCACCGTGGTGGGCAATCCGATGTTCTCGGCCACCGTCGATGAGTCTGTCGCCCCCGGAGAGCGTCTTGGCCTGGACGATCTCGACATGGATTACGAGCAGATCATGCACTACTTTGACAACCTAAAG GAGTCAAATGCCTGA
- the LOC6725264 gene encoding transmembrane protein 132E isoform X1 has protein sequence MMRYCLIIALQLSLAYSVEVHFEAPDSGFFLKHARQPPVTPEIANVQTSSAVPPLRQRSSYDSVLSLDRFTVVETTQPVSIRASYGPFSTKQTVPARYIVPDTMDSQSGDYMNNATLLELQQPNMHLDISAHLVRSSVSQDAPVLRVLFHAGADPGGHLQRQKVCVLLHVAMGSEQPLKGRCMPEGEDGVCVAEVVVPLGWWPQLPAPTQDGSGQAPPKVPQRYAQVSYSVFEPPLRNPEQCEPKVQIQPLTTFAQVPLLAARTPYRMLRADDAVTFLLPQHPLYPLSRLHVPVFLHQYPDQRVAAFTVRARVKAGLKILGATASTDQWSVSVEKENPKHTTARVTAFRKEAESSLESGGNLTSEVFEVFSWLLEVAEDTNDIVDGGKIVWSVTHVYDTPKDKDSGELVIPDDNKKRLIAKLEINKDDIQAVLPMAKIWEVMNTAVLTGRQVAQAMKVFIVSQAGKVADVTLQSSCHAEDESVIKVSSSCSSVYVDGSEQRGSSNASVIVKYGTYVGVAKFIVWMPEFPLEVYISDFRLSQIKGWKVTDDNHYLHNKQSRRRKKRSYVWGQHGTNYYNNLGADKTICRARYQQSPVEVYAKFLAVDQNSGRTSYFISRRTGLRVTDLVQPLLRVADPKIASLKGRILQGKSMGRTDVQVLSPITGRVIGTKEIRVGSDKVNLSKLIVRVISGLQLTISPDNTIENGYLAETSVTHKLTAQYQEGLLDIDLEFTDGSKTPLRDIAVEDYFLLVESLDTEVVAFAPMLASHHPRVIAVGEGNGNLLRVTLLLSEECRQRRGTLSSSKQNKSNAAPLASALASIEVDFNNVDIVSKQEAIQNDGTVGRERKNYRQTGDLADIIVGIPLRDSSQLYEPTVQARQHRGSIQAVHKGHHGKGLAGTGTMTTMELGMYVLLTAFCFAIIVFVISCVVYASKFRPAMIESGLDPLSAGKSNGSGGSGGFRDVRLKESTTNAHDWVWLGRSTIDRQSIVAETNTHLNPRDSRMRITSNPIVNYDNGRRVSSFDQQPKLQTHIVPASNLNKQHADHYLANERKDNALDYKPPVPPHRNVGARACLPVQPVPGTGSVKQDAAPNKRHSQLYRREHLQNSDSNANSQQSPPQPNQQPPTERPHPLAHAHPHSHPHQHQRSHSHSHNFSQEPLIKAAHNKIKQQQQQQQQQQHEELHNAEKLVEYTNPHQKNAFQFDSLTPKRVTKAAASSPATPSTSAVQSKAKENHSMASSTGDAANSNGTDEIIRLPASAVSQEPTTKSSRVKRATVVGNPMFSATVDESVAPGERLGLDDLDMDYEQIMHYFDNLKESNA, from the exons ATGATGAGATACTGCCTCATAATTGCTTTGCAGCTGTCGTTGGCAT ACTCCGTGGAGGTGCACTTCGAGGCGCCGGACAGCGGCTTCTTTCTGAAGCACGCCCGCCAACCACCTGTGACGCCGGAGATCGCCAACGTGCAGACATCCTCGGCGGTGCCGCCGTTACGGCAACGATCCTCCTACGATTCCGTGTTGTCCCTGGACAGATTCACTGTGGTGGAGACCACGCAGCCGGTGTCCATACGCGCCAGCTATGGACCCTTTTCCACGAAACAAACGGTGCCAGCCCGCTACATTGTGCCGGACACAATGGATAGCCAGTCGGGCGATTATATGAAC AATGCCACTCTATTGGAGCTCCAGCAGCCCAACATGCACCTGGACATCTCCGCCCATTTGGTGCGCTCCAGTGTATCGCAGGATGCTCCCGTGCTTCGGGTACTATTCCACGCCGGAGCCGATCCGGGTGGTCACTTGCAGCGCCAGAAGGTCTGCGTACTCCTGCACGTGGCCATGGGTTCGGAGCAGCCTCTCAAAGGACGCTGCATGCCGGAGGGCGAGGACGGTGTCTGCGTAGCCGAAGTGGTCGTGCCCCTGGGCTGGTGGCCCCAGCTGCCGGCGCCCACACAAGATGGCAGTGGCCAGGCGCCACCCAAAGTGCCGCAGCGGTATGCCCAGGTCTCGTACAGTGTCTTTGAACCGCCTTTGCGTAATCCCGAGCAATGCGAGCCGAAGGTGCAGATCCAGCCGTTGACCACATTCGCCCAGGTGCCTTTGTTGGCCGCCAGGACTCCGTATCGCATGTTGCGCGCCGATGATGCCGTCACCTTTCTGCTGCCCCAACATCCGCTGTATCCACTGTCCCGCCTCCATGTGCCCGTCTTTCTGCATCAATATCCCGATCAGCGGGTGGCCGCCTTTACTGTGAGAGCTCGTGTCAAGGCGGGCTTGAAGATTCTGGGCGCCACCGCCTCCACAGACCAATGGAGCGTTTCTGTAGAGAAGGAAAATCCCAAACACACCACCGCTCGCGTCACTGCTTTCCGCAAAGAGGCCGAATCCAGTCTGGAAAGTGGTGGCAACCTAACCAGCGAGGTGTTTGAGGTATTCTCATGGCTGCTCGAGGTGGCCGAGGACACCAACGATATTGTGGACGGTGGCAAGATTGTGTGGTCCGTAACGCATGTCTATGACACGCCCAAGGACAAGGATTCCGGAGAACTGGTTATACCCGATGACAACAAGAAGCGACTAATTGCCAAGCTGGAGATCAACAAGGATGACATTCAGGCGGTGCTGCCAATGGCCAAGATCTGGGAGGTGATGAACACGGCGGTTCTAACGGGCAGACAGGTGGCCCAGGCCATGAAGGTGTTCATCGTTTCGCAGGCGGGCAAGGTGGCCGATGTGACGCTGCAGAGTTCCTGTCACGCCGAAGACGAAAGTGTGATCAAG GTCTCCTCCTCCTGTAGCTCGGTTTATGTGGATGGCTCCGAGCAGCGCGGCTCATCCAATGCCTCGGTCATTGTCAAGTATGGCACctatgtgggcgtggccaagttCATCGTTTGGATGCCCGAGTTCCCGCTGGAGGTTTACATATCCGATTTCCGTCTGTCCCAGATCAAAGGATGGAAAGTAACCGATGACAATCACTATCT GCACAACAAGCAGTCGCGTCGTAGAAAGAAGAGATCCTACGTTTGGGGTCAGCATGGAACCAACTACTATAACAATCTAGGAGCGGACAAGACGATTTGTCGCGCTCGCTACCAGCAAAGTCCCGTGGAGGTGTACGCCAAATTTCTGGCCGTGGACCAG AACTCTGGACGCACCAGCTACTTTATCTCACGGCGTACAGGCTTAAGGGTCACGGATCTGGTGCAGCCGCTGCTCCGTGTTGCCGATCCCAAGATCGCATCTCTGAAGGGTCGAATTCTGCAGGGCAAGTCCATGGGACGCACCGATGTCCAGGTCCTGTCACCCATAACGGGTCGAGTAATTGGCACCAAGGAAATCCGTGTGGGCAGCGACAAGGTGAACCTTTCCAAGCTCATCGTTCGCGTTATTTCGGGCCTGCAGCTCACCATCAGTCCGGACAACACGATTGAGAACGGCTACCTGGCGGAGACTTCCGTCACACACAAGCTGACTGCTCAGTACCAGGAGGGATTGCTTGACATCGATTTGGAGTTTACTGATGGCTCCAAAACTCCTTTGCG AGATATTGCCGTGGAGGACTACTTCCTGCTGGTGGAGAGTTTGGACACCGAGGTGGTGGCATTCGCTCCCATGCTGGCTTCCCATCATCCGCGTGTCATAGCCGTGGGCGAGGGCAATGGTAACCTGCTGCGCGTGACCCTTCTACTGTCCGAGGAGTGCCGCCAGCGACGTGGCACGTTGAGCAGCTCCAAACAGAACAAATCGAATGCAGCACCATTGGCCAGTGCATTGGCATCCATTGAAGTGGATTTCAACAATGTGGATATCGTGAGCAAGCAGGAGGCTATCCAAAATGATGGCACTGTGGGCAGGGAGAGAAAGAACTATAGGCAAACAGGAGATCTGGCCGATATCATAG TGGGCATCCCCTTGAGGGACTCCAGCCAGCTGTACGAACCTACAGTTCAGGCGCGTCAGCATCGGGGCAGCATTCAGGCGGTTCATAAGGGTCATCATGGCAAGGGACTTGCTGGCACGGGCACCATGACCACCATGGAACTGGGCATGTACGTCCTGCTCACGGCATTCTGCTTCGCAATTATTGTGTTCGTGATCTCTTGCGTTGTGTATGCCTCTAAGTTCCGCCCAGCAATGATTGAATCTGGCTTGGATCCCCTGTCGGCGGGCAAGAGCAATGGTTCTGGTGGATCTGGGGGCTTCCGGGATGTGCGCCTGAAGGAGTCGACAACGAATGCACACGATTGGGTCTGGCTGGGACGCTCCACCATCGACCGACAGTCCATTGTTGCTGAGACCAACACGCATCTGAATCCGAGAG ATTCCCGCATGCGCATCACTAGCAATCCGATTGTCAACTACGACAATGGACGCCGTGTGAGCTCCTTTGACCAACAGCCCAAGCTGCAGACACACATCGTGCCGGCCTCCAATCTTAACAAGCAGCACGCCGACCA CTATTTGGCCAACGAGCGCAAGGATAATGCCCTGGACTACAAGCCACCAGTGCCGCCGCACAGGAATGTGGGCGCTCGAGCATGCCTGCCCGTTCAGCCTGTGCCCGGTACTGGATCTGTAAAG CAGGATGCGGCACCCAACAAGCGACACAGTCAGCTGTACAGACGTGAGCATTTGCAGAACAGCGATAGCAATGCCAATAGCCAACAGTCGCCACCGCAGCCTAATCAGCAACCGCCAACAGAACGCCCACATCCACTGGCCCACGCCCATCCACATTCTCATCCGCACCAGCATCAGCGCagccatagccatagccaCAACTTCAGCCAGGAGCCACTCATTAAGGCGGCGCACAACAAaatcaagcagcagcagcaacaacaacagcagcagcaacacgagGAGCTGCACAACGCCGAGAAGCTGGTGGAGTACACGAATCCGCACCAGAAGAACGCGTTCCAGTTCGATTCGCTGACACCAAAGAGAGTTACCAAAGCAGCCGCGTCCTCGCCGGCAACGCCGTCCACATCAGCAGTCCAGAGCAAAGCTAAAG AAAACCACAGCATGGCCAGCAGCACTGGGGATGCGGCCAACTCAAATGGAACGGACGAGATTATAAGGCTGCCAGCCAGCGCCGTCAGCCAGGAGCCCACCACGAAATCGTCGCGTGTCAAGCGCGCCACCGTGGTGGGCAATCCGATGTTCTCGGCCACCGTCGATGAGTCTGTCGCCCCCGGAGAGCGTCTTGGCCTGGACGATCTCGACATGGATTACGAGCAGATCATGCACTACTTTGACAACCTAAAG GAGTCAAATGCCTGA